From the Theobroma cacao cultivar B97-61/B2 chromosome 2, Criollo_cocoa_genome_V2, whole genome shotgun sequence genome, one window contains:
- the LOC18609064 gene encoding ATP-dependent zinc metalloprotease FTSH 2, chloroplastic, with protein MAASPACLLGHGLSTHTTKPKLSKEFSGRNIFFTSGLTSLGRTSKAVLVKASLEQKQHEGRRGFLKLLLGSGGIGVPALLGSGRAYADEQGVSSSRMSYSRFLEYLDKDRVKKVDSFENGTIAIVEAVSPELGNRVQRVRVQLPGLSQELLQKFREKNIDFAAHNAQEDSGSLLFNLIGNLAFPLILIGGLFLLSRRSSGGMGGPGGPGFPLAFGQSKAKFQMEPNTGVTFDDVAGVDEAKQDFMEVVEFLKKPERFTAVGARIPKGVLLVGPPGTGKTLLAKAIAGEAGVPFFSISGSEFVEMFVGVGASRVRDLFKKAKENAPCIVFVDEIDAVGRQRGTGIGGGNDEREQTLNQLLTEMDGFEGNTGIIVIAATNRADILDSALLRPGRFDRQVTVDVPDIRGRTEILKVHGSNKKFDADVSLDVIAMRTPGFSGADLANLLNEAAILAGRRGKTAISSKEIDDSIDRIVAGMEGTVMTDGKSKSLVAYHEVGHAICGTLTPGHDPVQKVTLIPRGQARGLTWFIPSDDPTLISKQQLFARIVGGLGGRAAEEVIFGEPEVTTGAVGDLQQITGLAKQMVVTFGMSEIGPWSLMDSSAQSADVIMRMMARNSMSEKLAEDIDAAVKRLSDRAYEIALSHIRSNREAIDKIVEVLLEKETMTGDEFRAILSEFVEIPSENRAPPSVPSPVSV; from the exons ATGGCAGCATCACCAGCATGCCTGCTAGGGCATGGTCTGTCTACTCACACAACAAAGCCAAAGTTGAGCAAAGAATTCAGTGGTCGGAATATTTTCTTTACCTCCGGCCTCACATCATTGGGTAGGACATCAAAAGCTGTCCTTGTAAAGGCATCTTTAGAACAGAAACAGCATGAAGGAAGAAGAGGGTTCTTAAAGTTGCTGCTTGGAAGTGGGGGAATCGGAGTTCCTGCTTTATTAGGAAGTGGTAGAGCATATGCTGATGAGCAAGGAGTTTCTTCCTCAAGAATGTCCTATTCTAGGTTCTTGGAGTATTTGGACAAGGATAGGGTTAAAAAAGTGGATTCGTTTGAAAATGGAACGATAGCTATTGTGGAGGCTGTCTCTCCTGAATTGGGAAACCGTGTTCAACGAGTTCGTGTGCAGTTACCAGGACTCAGCCAGGAGCTTCTTCAGAAGTTTAGGGAGAAGAACATTGACTTTGCTGCCCATAATGCTCAAGAAGACTCTGGTTCTCTGTTATTTAACTTGATTGGCAATCTGGCATTCCCCCTCATCTTGATTGGAGGGTTGTTCCTTCTTTCAAGGAGATCATCTGGAGGAATGGGTGGTCCTGGTGGGCCTGGCTTTCCTCTTGCCTTCGGTCAATCAAAAGCAAAGTTTCAGATGGAACCTAACACTGGTGTGACGTTTGATGATGTTGCTGGAGTTGATGAAGCAAAGCAGGATTTCATGGAGGTTGTGGAGTTCCTAAAGAAGCCAGAGAGATTTACTGCAGTTGGGGCTCGCATCCCTAAAGGTGTTCTTCTTGTTGGCCCTCCTGGAACTGGAAAGACTCTTCTGGCCAAGGCAATTGCTGGTGAAGCTGGTGTGCCATTCTTCTCCATTTCAGGTTCTGAGTTTGTTGAAATGTTTGTTGGTGTTGGCGCCTCTCGAGTTCGTGATCTCTTCAAGAAGGCCAAGGAGAATGCCCCCTGTATTGTCTTTGTGGATGAAATTGATGCTGTTGGACGGCAAAGAGGAACTGGTATTGGTGGTGGGAACGATGAAAGGGAGCAGACTCTTAACCAGCTTTTGACTGAAATGGATGGTTTTGAGGGTAACACAGGTATCATTGTAATAGCAGCAACTAACCGGGCAGATATTCTTGATTCTGCCTTGTTGAGGCCAGGACGGTTTGATAGACAG GTAACTGTTGATGTTCCAGATATCAGAGGAAGAACAGAGATACTAAAGGTTCATGGCAGCAATAAGAAGTTTGATGCTGATGTATCACTTGATGTTATAGCCATGAGAACACCTGGTTTTAGTGGAGCAGATCTTGCAAATCTGTTAAATGAGGCTGCTATATTGGCTGGCCGACGTGGCAAGACTGCGATTTCATCTAAAGAGATTGATGATTCAATAGATAGGATTGTGGCCGGAATGGAAGGAACGGTTATGACAGATGGGAAGAGCAAAAGCTTGGTTGCATACCATGAGGTTGGCCATGCCATTTGTGG AACTTTGACACCAGGTCATGATCCTGTTCAAAAGGTCACCCTGATTCCACGTGGCCAGGCCCGTGGTCTTACCTGGTTCATTCCTTCAGATGACCCCACCTTAATCTCCAAGCAACAACTCTTTGCAAGAATTGTTGGTGGACTCGGTGGCAGGGCTGCAGAGGAAGTCATCTTTGGTGAGCCTGAGGTGACAACAGGTGCAGTTGGTGATTTGCAGCAGATTACTGGTTTGGCTAAACAG ATGGTGGTGACTTTTGGAATGTCTGAAATTGGCCCATGGTCCCTTATGGACTCATCAGCCCAAAGTGCGGATGTCATCATGAGAATGATGGCAAGGAATTCAATGTCAGAAAAACTGGCTGAAGATATCGATGCTGCTGTCAAGAGGTTATCGGACAGAGCTTATGAAATTGCATTGAGTCATATAAGGAGCAACCGTGAGGCAATTGACAAGATCGTAGAAGTCCTTCTTGAGAAGGAAACAATGACCGGGGATGAATTCAGGGCAATCCTTTCAGAGTTTGTCGAAATCCCATCTGAGAATCGGGCCCCTCCTTCAGTACCCTCTCCGGTCTCTGTTTAA
- the LOC18609065 gene encoding pentatricopeptide repeat-containing protein At2g41080, producing MGWYCPGSFLSFSSSSRFLSAIAACESASNFTSELTHLCSKGLTKQAFDRFHPQIWADPSLFSHLIQSCIPQNSLSLGKQLHSLVITSGSSKDRFISNHLLNMYSKFGNLRTAVSLYGVMLRKNIMSCNILINGHVQVGDLEGARKLFGEMPLRNLATWNAMVGGFIEFEFNEEGLRLFKEMHFLGFMPDDFTLSTVLRGCAGLKALLEGRQVHCYVMKCGFEFHLVVGNSLAHMYMKSGRLGEGERVMKSLPIQNVVAWNTLIAGNAHNGYSESVLNLYCMMKMAGVRPDKITFVSVISSCSELATLGQGQQIHADVVKTGASSVVGVISSLISMYSRCGCLGDSIKIFLECEEADLVVWSSMIAAYGFHGRGVEAVELFEQIEQEELGPNDVTFLSLLYACSHCGFKDKGLEFFNLMTEKYGVKPRLEHYTCVVDLLGRFGGLDEAEAMVRSIPMKADAIIWKTLLSACKIHKNADMARRIAEEVLKLDPQDSASYVLLSNIHASAERWQDVSEVRKAMRDKGVKKEPGISWLEIKNQVHQFSMGDKSHPQSEEIDIYLKELTAEMKLHGYVPDTGSVLHDMANEEKEYNLTHHSEKMAIAFALKNTPAGAPIRVMKNLRVCSDCHVAIKIISEIKNREIIVRDASRFHHFKNGKCSCSDYW from the coding sequence ATGGGTTGGTATTGTCCTGGCAGTTTCTTAAGtttctcttcttcctcccGTTTTCTGTCGGCAATTGCTGCCTGTGAATCTGCTTCTAACTTCACCTCAGAACTCACCCATCTCTGCTCCAAAGGACTCACtaaacaagcctttgataggTTCCATCCTCAAATATGGGCAGACCCATCCCTCTTTTCCCACCTCATCCAATCTTGCATACCCCAAAACTCGCTTTCTCTTGGAAAACAGCTTCATTCTTTAGTTATCACATCTGGGTCTTCAAAGGACAGGTTTATATCAAATCACTTACTAAACATGTACTCCAAATTCGGAAACTTACGGACAGCTGTTTCCTTGTATGGTGTTATGCTTAGGAAGAATATCATGTCTTGTAACATTTTGATCAATGGACATGTCCAAGTTGGTGACCTGGAAGGTGCCAGAAAGTTGTTTGGTGAAATGCCTCTTAGAAATCTTGCCACGTGGAATGCGATGGTCGGAGGGTTTATCGAGTTCGAGTTTAATGAGGAAGGCCTTCGTTTGTTCAAAGAAATGCATTTTTTGGGGTTCATGCCTGATGACTTCACTCTTTCTACTGTTCTTAGAGGGTGTGCTGGTCTGAAAGCTTTGCTTGAAGGGAGGCAAGTTCATTGTTATGTGATGAAATGCGGGTTTGAGTTTCATTTGGTCGTTGGGAATTCTTTGGCTCATATGTATATGAAGAGTGGACGTCTGGGGGAAGGGGAAAGGGTAATGAAATCATTGCCGATTCAGAATGTGGTTGCTTGGAACACTCTCATTGCAGGAAACGCTCACAATGGCTACTCTGAGAGTGTGTTAAATCTTTATTGTATGATGAAAATGGCTGGTGTTAGACCTGATAAGATTACATTTGTTAGCGTGATTAGTTCATGTTCAGAGTTGGCAACATTAGGACAAGGCCAGCAGATTCATGCTGATGTGGTTAAAACTGGTGCTAGTTCTGTTGTTGGTGTGATAAGTTCATTAATTAGCATGTATTCAAGGTGTGGTTGCTTGGGAGattctattaaaattttcttggaATGTGAAGAAGCAGATCTTGTGGTATGGAGCTCAATGATTGCTGCATATGGGTTTCATGGACGAGGAGTGGAAGCTGTTGAGTTGTTTGAGCAGATTGAGCAGGAAGAATTGGGGCCAAATGATGTCACTTTCTTGAGCTTGCTTTATGCTTGCAGTCACTGTGGGTTTAAAGATAAAGGACTCGAGTTCTTTAACTTGATGACAGAGAAGTATGGAGTAAAGCCTAGGCTAGAGCACTATACATGCGTTGTTGACTTACTCGGTCGCTTTGGCGGTTTGGATGAAGCCGAGGCTATGGTAAGATCAATTCCTATGAAAGCCGATGCTATCATATGGAAAACTTTGTTATCTGCATGTAAGATCCACAAGAATGCAGACATGGCAAGAAGAATAGCTGAAGAAGTGCTTAAGCTTGATCCTCAGGATTCAGCATCCTATGTACTCCTTTCAAACATTCATGCCTCTGCAGAAAGGTGGCAGGATGTTTCTGAGGTAAGAAAAGCCATGAGAGATAAGGGAGTGAAGAAAGAGCCCGGTATAAGTTGGTTGGAAATCAAGAATCAAGTTCATCAGTTTTCCATGGGTGATAAATCGCATCCACAATCGGAGGAGATTGACATATATTTGAAAGAGCTAACTGCAGAGATGAAGTTGCACGGTTATGTGCCTGACACTGGGTCtgttctgcatgacatggctaatgaGGAAAAAGAATACAACTTGACTCACCATAGCGAGAAGATGGCTATTGCTTTCGCTCTAAAGAATACTCCTGCTggtgctccaataagggtgATGAAGAACTTGCGGGTCTGCAGTGATTGCCATGTTGCTATTAAGATCATATCAGAGATCAAAAACAGAGAAATTATTGTACGAGATGCAAGTAGATTTCATCATTTCAAAAATGGGAAATGTTCTTGCTCAGATTATTGGTAA